The following proteins are encoded in a genomic region of Leptospira langatensis:
- a CDS encoding class I SAM-dependent methyltransferase, which yields MSSPKEHYESFLAKRYSWMLGDLSEKEKEHLSLFQSFGISPKSNSIAWDLGAGSGIQSIPLENLGFDVLAADFSQDLLEEIATRHPSTRIQTKVADIRSSALYQGEAPELLLCMGDTITHLESETEWEDLVRLWSSFLKPGSLLFLSYRDLSYGTPGEKMGFVVRDTGSEIFSCILSFGKEKTEVTDLFHYKNENKWDLAMSSYNKLVLPIDRILQTLSIHKFELQKREEKRGMHFLLLKRI from the coding sequence ATGAGTTCTCCTAAAGAACATTACGAAAGTTTTCTAGCCAAAAGATATTCCTGGATGCTCGGAGATCTCTCTGAAAAGGAAAAAGAACATCTCTCCTTATTCCAATCTTTTGGCATCTCTCCCAAATCGAATTCCATCGCTTGGGATCTAGGGGCAGGAAGTGGGATCCAATCCATTCCGTTAGAGAATTTAGGATTCGATGTTCTAGCTGCCGACTTCAGCCAAGATCTATTAGAGGAAATTGCGACTAGACATCCGAGCACGCGCATCCAGACCAAGGTCGCAGACATCAGATCTTCCGCATTGTACCAAGGAGAGGCTCCCGAACTCTTACTCTGCATGGGAGACACAATCACTCATTTAGAATCCGAAACGGAATGGGAAGATCTTGTCAGACTCTGGTCTTCTTTCCTAAAACCCGGAAGTCTATTATTTTTAAGTTATAGAGATCTGAGTTACGGGACTCCCGGAGAAAAAATGGGTTTCGTTGTCCGGGACACAGGATCCGAGATATTCTCCTGCATTCTTTCTTTTGGAAAGGAAAAGACCGAGGTCACAGATCTATTTCATTATAAAAATGAAAACAAATGGGATCTAGCCATGAGTTCGTATAACAAATTGGTGCTTCCGATAGATAGAATATTACAAACTCTTTCTATTCATAAATTCGAACTCCAAAAAAGGGAAGAGAAGAGAGGAATGCACTTCCTTCTTTTAAAGAGGATCTAA
- a CDS encoding DUF4395 domain-containing protein, producing the protein MIRIGNFPDTVNEYAARSVAGLVVILSLFTIFTQSLWLAGALFYGFAARVLYGPKFSLFAKLAIHGIVPLFGLGSKTVAGPPKRFAQLVGLIFSGSAFALLFFGQIFFFQIVLSVLVFFAILESVLGFCAGCFVFGFLIKWGLIPEEVCEKCNQLDFATKK; encoded by the coding sequence ATGATTCGAATCGGTAATTTTCCGGATACTGTCAATGAATATGCAGCGAGAAGCGTGGCCGGTCTCGTTGTAATCCTCAGTTTATTCACAATTTTTACTCAATCCCTATGGCTTGCGGGCGCCTTATTCTATGGATTTGCCGCGAGGGTTCTATACGGACCGAAATTCTCCCTTTTTGCAAAACTCGCCATCCATGGGATTGTACCATTATTCGGTTTAGGGAGCAAAACGGTTGCAGGTCCTCCCAAAAGATTTGCACAACTGGTCGGACTCATCTTCAGCGGATCGGCATTCGCACTTCTATTCTTCGGCCAAATTTTCTTCTTTCAAATCGTTCTGAGTGTCTTAGTATTCTTTGCGATCTTGGAAAGCGTTTTGGGCTTCTGCGCCGGATGTTTCGTATTCGGATTTTTGATCAAATGGGGACTCATTCCGGAAGAAGTTTGCGAAAAATGTAATCAACTGGATTTCGCTACGAAGAAGTAA
- a CDS encoding adenylate/guanylate cyclase domain-containing protein produces MLLKHFDTLSNTLEKEILKSEQIRSKILLAVLSAASLIWIIVFAFFQKEFDEIMGMPFPFHLLIGTLVFGAIYESGFLRLLRFLQKNERRLPSPPRYGNALIETSLPGFVLLFLVQKHLYPVVPLNSPIPNLYLIFIILSVLRMEFGISFFTGIIAGVQYLLLSLYFVPDNIPTGDYAYNFFYSRIPMYIRAGMFVGSGLVAGLVAMRLKNVLKNSVSHLEERNEVLGMFGQYVSPSVVDKLMSQKTEAVSENKDVCVMFLDIRNFTKFSENKSPAEVIEYLNTLFEDMIEIVNKHNGIINKFLGDGFMAVFGAPISDNGKDVENAVQASIEIQNKVLELNLSGKIPETRIGIGLHSGEAMTGNVGSSQRKEYTIIGDTVNLASRVEQLNKDFGSVLLVTDSVYEQVKHAVQGESLPPVKVKGRDKEVFIYKLH; encoded by the coding sequence ATGCTCTTGAAACATTTCGACACCTTATCCAATACTCTAGAAAAGGAGATTTTAAAAAGCGAACAGATCCGTAGCAAGATCCTATTAGCTGTGCTTTCCGCAGCCAGCTTGATCTGGATCATCGTATTCGCGTTTTTCCAAAAGGAATTCGATGAGATTATGGGGATGCCATTCCCGTTCCATTTGCTGATCGGGACCTTAGTATTCGGCGCGATCTATGAATCCGGTTTTTTGCGCCTTCTGAGATTCCTTCAGAAAAATGAGCGAAGGCTCCCTTCTCCTCCCAGGTATGGGAATGCCTTGATCGAAACCTCCCTTCCTGGATTTGTACTCTTATTCTTAGTCCAAAAGCATTTGTATCCTGTAGTTCCCCTCAACTCTCCCATTCCGAACCTATATCTAATTTTCATAATACTTTCCGTATTGAGAATGGAGTTTGGCATTTCCTTTTTCACCGGGATCATCGCAGGGGTTCAGTATCTTCTTCTTTCCTTATATTTCGTACCGGATAATATTCCGACCGGAGACTACGCCTATAACTTCTTCTATTCCAGGATCCCAATGTACATTCGTGCAGGAATGTTTGTCGGATCAGGCTTAGTCGCCGGACTCGTGGCGATGAGATTGAAGAACGTATTAAAGAACTCGGTCAGTCATTTGGAAGAAAGGAACGAGGTCCTAGGAATGTTCGGTCAATATGTTTCTCCTTCCGTAGTAGACAAACTCATGAGCCAGAAAACGGAAGCGGTCTCGGAGAACAAGGACGTATGTGTGATGTTTTTGGACATTCGCAATTTCACAAAATTCTCGGAAAACAAGAGTCCGGCAGAGGTCATCGAATACTTAAACACTCTATTCGAAGATATGATCGAGATCGTGAACAAACATAATGGGATCATAAACAAGTTCTTAGGAGACGGTTTCATGGCAGTCTTCGGAGCTCCTATCTCGGACAACGGAAAGGATGTGGAGAATGCGGTGCAAGCTTCTATAGAGATCCAAAATAAGGTTTTGGAACTAAATCTTTCCGGCAAGATCCCGGAAACCAGGATAGGAATAGGCCTGCATTCCGGAGAGGCAATGACGGGTAATGTGGGATCTTCTCAGAGAAAAGAATACACGATCATTGGAGACACGGTCAACCTAGCCTCGAGAGTGGAACAATTGAACAAGGACTTCGGTTCTGTTCTTCTTGTAACTGATTCGGTGTACGAACAAGTGAAACATGCAGTGCAAGGAGAGTCCCTTCCTCCAGTAAAAGTAAAAGGACGAGACAAGGAAGTGTTCATTTACAAACTGCATTAA
- a CDS encoding arsenosugar biosynthesis-associated peroxidase-like protein — protein sequence MSQNNTYYHPEDLKKFGNIGEFQPDLAKKFFDYYGSVFADGALSAKEKSLIALAVAHVVQCPYCIDAYTTDTLEKGATEEQLWEAIHVGAAIRGGASLVHSVQALNKVKELGI from the coding sequence GTGTCTCAAAACAATACTTATTATCACCCGGAAGATCTAAAGAAATTCGGAAACATAGGAGAATTCCAACCCGATCTGGCAAAGAAATTCTTCGATTATTATGGATCGGTTTTTGCAGACGGAGCCTTGAGTGCAAAGGAGAAGTCTCTCATCGCACTCGCAGTGGCTCATGTGGTCCAATGTCCTTATTGCATCGATGCTTATACTACTGACACTCTGGAGAAGGGAGCAACAGAAGAGCAACTATGGGAAGCGATCCATGTAGGAGCGGCAATCCGAGGCGGAGCGAGTTTAGTCCATAGCGTACAAGCTCTGAACAAAGTAAAAGAGCTCGGGATCTGA
- a CDS encoding efflux RND transporter permease subunit — protein sequence MIDKLIRISIKNRIIILILTGLVTVVGLYNAYQLSIDAIPDITNVQVSVVTQSPGLSPVEVEQFITYPIEMELTGIPHVTEIRSISRTGVSSVTVVFKDGTDIYFARQLINERLRAAEAVIPKGYGSPELSPIATGLGDIYEFVLTSDRHTPEELRTYMEWELAREIKSTEGIIDVNIVGGEARQYQIKIDPQRLAVHNITLSQLCEKLESSNQNTGGGYISKGSEQIVIRGESQFKTIEEIRNVAVKTERDGVPLLLGQIATVETGPALRFGLMTKDAKGEVVGATAMMLMGQNSLEVVKRVKEKIEVLRSRLPEGMKIVTFYDRSEFIGRTLGTIFTNLAEAAVLVIIVLILALGTVKGALLVSLAIPIPMLAATIFMRMFGIVGNLMSLGALDFGLLVDGTIVMLESVLHGFILKKSFYELQNSQEDRKLAAEQIITESCVRVARAATFSVGIILLVYLPLMTLEGVEGRMFQPMAMTVAISLFMALLFSLTTFPAAVSIIFQKPIFHHSKFWDMAEEKYLQLLHFGMANKQLFLRAGLGVFAASLILGSTLGSEFLPRIDEGEFAIDIKRLPSTAINYSRDTNTEMEKVIAQFPEAVSIVSKMGRGESAAEPIGTEEGETTVKLTPHKEWVSASSRDELMDKMKDAILKSVPSSTISLSQPIENRVNALLSGSKADVVIKIYGDDLQTLKDTAGKFAEKIRKVPGAADLRVQRVLGLPLIQIKADRQKMARYGVEAEEILTTVESLRIGRRAGKVFEGFKRFDLVVRLQLDVSDLDKLENIPVMTSGGFTIPLGQVASIEFVEGPAAIYRESLKRRIMVEANVRGRDLVGFVNEAQKVTEEIEKNLPEGYRTDWGGQFENFQRAKNRLILVVPIALAIIFVMLIAAFGNVYYAAGVFIVVPLAVAGGIIGLVLRGLPFSIPAGVGFIAVSGIAVLNGVVYASTLKEELAKGAEISKAVISAGLHSLRPVMTTEIIAAVGFIPMAISTMAGAEVQRPLATVVIFGVIVATVLSRVLLPIVMEFLLNIYQHQERRKGAQKRKLEAEFQASRVQERLSEPTQPLQEISWDSEEILEEEEEDSFSKSKRSKNGSKKKTKR from the coding sequence ATGATAGACAAACTGATACGCATCTCCATTAAGAATAGGATCATCATTCTGATCCTAACCGGACTCGTTACCGTAGTGGGATTGTATAATGCGTATCAACTCTCTATCGACGCCATCCCGGACATTACCAACGTCCAGGTCTCCGTGGTCACTCAGTCTCCCGGTCTTTCTCCGGTAGAGGTGGAGCAATTCATCACCTATCCGATCGAGATGGAGCTCACTGGAATTCCTCATGTCACCGAGATCCGTTCCATTTCAAGAACGGGAGTGAGCAGTGTGACCGTCGTGTTCAAGGATGGGACCGACATCTACTTTGCAAGACAGCTTATCAACGAGAGATTGAGAGCGGCAGAGGCAGTGATCCCGAAAGGATACGGTTCGCCGGAACTTTCTCCTATCGCTACCGGTCTAGGGGATATTTATGAATTCGTTCTTACAAGCGATCGACATACCCCTGAAGAGCTCAGGACCTATATGGAGTGGGAACTTGCCAGGGAGATCAAATCCACGGAAGGGATCATCGATGTAAACATCGTCGGTGGGGAAGCGAGACAATATCAGATCAAAATAGATCCCCAAAGATTAGCAGTTCATAATATTACACTTTCCCAACTCTGCGAAAAACTGGAAAGCTCCAACCAGAATACCGGTGGCGGTTATATTTCTAAAGGCTCGGAGCAGATCGTGATCCGAGGAGAGAGCCAATTCAAGACCATAGAAGAGATACGTAACGTAGCCGTTAAAACGGAAAGAGACGGAGTTCCTCTTCTTCTGGGACAAATCGCTACCGTAGAGACAGGTCCCGCACTTAGATTCGGACTGATGACCAAGGATGCCAAGGGAGAAGTCGTTGGCGCCACCGCAATGATGCTCATGGGCCAAAATTCCTTGGAAGTAGTAAAGAGAGTGAAGGAAAAAATAGAGGTCCTACGATCCAGACTTCCGGAAGGAATGAAGATCGTTACCTTCTATGATCGTTCCGAATTCATCGGAAGGACTCTCGGGACCATCTTCACGAATCTAGCAGAAGCAGCTGTCTTAGTCATCATCGTTCTAATACTAGCTCTCGGGACAGTAAAAGGAGCCCTGCTTGTTAGCTTGGCCATTCCCATCCCGATGCTTGCGGCTACCATCTTCATGAGGATGTTCGGGATCGTGGGAAATCTAATGTCTCTCGGCGCACTTGACTTCGGACTCCTTGTAGATGGGACCATTGTGATGTTGGAGTCAGTGCTCCACGGTTTCATTTTGAAGAAGTCCTTTTACGAATTACAAAATTCTCAAGAAGATAGAAAGCTCGCTGCCGAACAGATCATCACAGAATCCTGCGTGAGAGTGGCCAGGGCCGCGACGTTCTCTGTGGGAATTATCCTGCTCGTATATCTTCCCCTCATGACCTTAGAAGGTGTAGAAGGAAGAATGTTCCAGCCAATGGCAATGACTGTAGCCATTTCTCTTTTTATGGCTCTATTATTCTCTCTCACTACCTTCCCGGCTGCAGTTAGCATTATCTTCCAAAAGCCCATCTTTCATCATAGTAAGTTCTGGGATATGGCAGAAGAGAAATATCTACAACTACTTCATTTTGGAATGGCAAATAAGCAGCTTTTCCTTAGAGCAGGTTTGGGAGTATTTGCAGCTTCTTTAATATTAGGATCCACATTGGGTTCCGAGTTCTTACCTCGTATCGACGAAGGAGAGTTCGCGATCGATATCAAACGCCTCCCTTCCACGGCGATCAATTATTCCAGGGATACAAATACGGAAATGGAGAAGGTAATCGCTCAATTTCCGGAAGCAGTTAGTATCGTAAGTAAGATGGGAAGAGGAGAGTCCGCTGCAGAACCCATCGGAACAGAAGAAGGAGAAACAACAGTCAAGCTCACTCCTCATAAGGAATGGGTAAGCGCTTCTTCTAGGGACGAACTCATGGACAAGATGAAGGATGCCATTCTGAAATCGGTTCCTTCGAGCACTATCTCTTTGTCTCAACCGATAGAGAACAGGGTGAACGCACTTCTCTCCGGATCCAAGGCAGACGTAGTGATCAAGATCTACGGGGACGATCTGCAAACCCTAAAGGACACCGCGGGAAAATTCGCAGAAAAGATACGCAAGGTCCCTGGAGCCGCAGACCTAAGAGTACAAAGAGTATTAGGACTTCCTTTAATACAGATCAAGGCAGACAGACAGAAAATGGCCCGTTACGGAGTGGAGGCCGAAGAGATCCTCACTACTGTGGAGTCCTTACGGATCGGAAGAAGGGCCGGAAAGGTATTCGAAGGCTTCAAACGCTTCGACCTGGTGGTCCGCTTGCAATTGGATGTCTCCGATCTGGATAAGTTAGAGAATATCCCGGTCATGACCTCAGGAGGATTCACCATCCCTCTTGGACAGGTAGCTTCCATCGAATTCGTAGAAGGACCCGCAGCTATCTATAGAGAATCCCTTAAACGTAGGATCATGGTAGAGGCCAACGTGAGAGGAAGGGACCTAGTAGGCTTCGTAAACGAAGCACAAAAAGTCACCGAAGAGATAGAAAAGAACCTTCCCGAAGGATATAGAACGGACTGGGGAGGACAATTCGAGAACTTCCAAAGAGCGAAGAACAGATTGATCCTAGTGGTCCCTATCGCACTCGCAATCATATTTGTCATGCTTATTGCTGCCTTCGGCAACGTATATTATGCTGCAGGAGTGTTCATTGTAGTACCACTTGCAGTCGCAGGCGGGATCATAGGACTTGTGCTCCGAGGACTTCCTTTCAGTATTCCCGCAGGTGTAGGATTTATCGCAGTAAGCGGTATCGCAGTATTGAACGGCGTCGTTTATGCCTCTACGTTAAAAGAAGAACTCGCCAAGGGAGCAGAGATCTCCAAGGCGGTGATCTCTGCCGGATTGCATTCCCTTCGTCCAGTAATGACAACTGAGATCATCGCTGCGGTAGGATTCATTCCTATGGCAATCTCTACCATGGCGGGAGCGGAAGTGCAAAGACCTCTCGCGACCGTAGTCATCTTCGGGGTCATAGTGGCGACCGTTCTCTCGCGGGTACTTCTTCCGATCGTGATGGAGTTCCTACTGAATATATATCAGCACCAGGAAAGAAGAAAGGGAGCCCAGAAAAGGAAATTAGAGGCAGAGTTCCAAGCATCTAGGGTTCAGGAAAGACTCTCGGAACCTACGCAACCATTACAAGAGATCTCTTGGGATTCGGAGGAGATCCTGGAAGAAGAGGAGGAAGACTCCTTCTCCAAATCCAAACGTAGCAAGAACGGGAGCAAGAAGAAGACGAAACGTTAA